In one Legionella clemsonensis genomic region, the following are encoded:
- the aroA gene encoding 3-phosphoshikimate 1-carboxyvinyltransferase produces MKPVDFLSSPVNTLQGDITVPGDKSISHRAIILGAIAKGTTTISGFLDGEDCLATLKAFQSMGVAIEGPVAQRVVIQGVGKYGLQKPADAIDCGNSGTSMRLLAGLLAAQPFDSELTGDTSLLKRPMERVSRPLAQMGAEIRTTGGKPPLYIHGGRKLNGITYEMPEASAQVKSCLLLAGMYAEGETRIIEPGFTRDHTERMLTTFSYPIQKAEDAIIINSESECLGTDIIVPGDISSAAFFIVAATLIPESEIVIRNVGINPTRTGIIHILTNMGADISLNNKRLCGEELVADLHVKHAPLEGIDIPSELVPIAIDEFPVIFIAAACAKGQTLLHGARELRCKESDRIGAMVEGLQNLGIEAQAFDDGLYINGGELQGGEVNSYSDHRIAMAFAIAGAVAKNSVTIKNCANVATSFPTFVQTANKINLAIKEINDEVR; encoded by the coding sequence ATGAAGCCGGTAGATTTTTTAAGTAGCCCTGTAAACACCTTGCAAGGTGATATCACTGTCCCCGGTGATAAATCTATTTCTCACCGTGCCATAATTTTAGGTGCCATTGCTAAGGGTACAACAACTATAAGTGGCTTCCTTGATGGCGAGGATTGTTTAGCCACGTTGAAAGCTTTTCAATCGATGGGGGTGGCGATAGAAGGACCTGTTGCTCAACGTGTCGTGATTCAGGGTGTAGGTAAATATGGTTTACAAAAACCAGCAGACGCTATTGACTGTGGAAATTCCGGAACTTCCATGCGATTACTAGCGGGTCTTCTTGCCGCTCAACCCTTTGATAGCGAATTGACCGGAGATACAAGCTTATTGAAAAGACCAATGGAAAGAGTAAGCCGACCATTAGCACAAATGGGCGCTGAAATAAGGACAACCGGTGGCAAACCTCCTTTATATATTCATGGCGGGCGCAAACTGAATGGTATTACTTACGAAATGCCTGAGGCCAGTGCTCAGGTTAAATCTTGCTTGTTGTTGGCTGGAATGTATGCAGAAGGAGAAACAAGAATAATTGAGCCTGGTTTTACTCGTGATCATACAGAGCGAATGCTTACCACGTTTTCTTATCCTATTCAAAAAGCTGAGGATGCAATTATTATTAACTCAGAAAGTGAATGTCTGGGTACTGATATTATTGTGCCAGGGGATATTTCATCTGCGGCATTTTTTATTGTAGCAGCCACACTTATTCCAGAATCCGAAATAGTTATACGTAATGTTGGCATTAATCCTACCCGAACGGGGATTATCCACATACTGACTAATATGGGAGCAGACATCAGCTTAAATAACAAACGCCTGTGTGGTGAGGAATTGGTGGCCGATCTTCATGTCAAGCATGCTCCGCTTGAAGGAATAGATATTCCTTCTGAACTGGTTCCAATTGCTATTGATGAATTTCCAGTTATCTTTATTGCCGCAGCTTGTGCGAAAGGACAAACTTTACTGCACGGAGCAAGAGAATTGCGTTGTAAGGAAAGTGATAGAATTGGTGCGATGGTTGAAGGTTTACAAAACTTGGGGATTGAAGCTCAAGCGTTTGATGATGGTTTATATATTAATGGTGGTGAGCTGCAAGGTGGTGAAGTTAATAGCTACTCCGATCATCGTATTGCGATGGCTTTCGCAATTGCCGGTGCTGTTGCGAAAAATTCAGTTACAATTAAAAATTGTGCAAATGTAGCAACTTCATTTCCAACGTTTGTGCAAACAGCCAATAAAATCAATTTGGCTATCAAGGAAATTAATGATGAAGTCAGATAA
- the cmk gene encoding (d)CMP kinase, whose protein sequence is MKSDNNVPVITLDGPSGTGKGTICHMLANHLHWHVLDSGSIYRVLALAAKKKRIDFSNQEALAELASNLNLKFETDPEQKAQVLLDGKNVVDEIRSEECGQDASKIAILPEVRTALLARQRAFAMPPGLVTDGRDMGTVVFPDAVLKIYLHATPEERAFRRYLQLKEKGIDASLAEVVDELAKRDARDTSRTHAPLKPAEDAAFIDTTGLTIVQVFDNVLKLVDEHLFFR, encoded by the coding sequence ATGAAGTCAGATAACAATGTACCAGTAATAACTTTGGATGGGCCCAGTGGCACAGGTAAAGGAACCATCTGTCATATGCTGGCGAATCACTTACACTGGCATGTTTTGGATAGTGGTTCCATCTATAGAGTGCTAGCACTTGCTGCCAAAAAGAAAAGAATAGACTTTAGCAATCAAGAAGCACTGGCTGAACTTGCTTCTAACTTGAATTTAAAGTTTGAAACTGATCCTGAACAAAAGGCGCAGGTGCTTTTGGATGGAAAAAATGTTGTTGATGAAATTAGAAGCGAAGAATGTGGCCAAGATGCTTCTAAAATTGCTATTTTGCCTGAAGTAAGAACAGCATTGCTTGCTCGACAGCGAGCATTTGCCATGCCTCCTGGTTTGGTGACTGATGGCCGAGATATGGGCACAGTGGTTTTTCCAGATGCTGTTTTAAAGATTTATTTACATGCCACACCCGAGGAAAGAGCATTTAGGCGTTATTTACAGTTGAAAGAAAAGGGAATTGATGCTAGCCTCGCCGAAGTTGTTGATGAATTGGCTAAACGTGATGCAAGAGACACATCTCGGACACATGCGCCATTAAAACCTGCAGAGGATGCGGCTTTTATTGATACGACTGGATTAACGATTGTACAAGTGTTCGATAATGTATTAAAATTGGTCGATGAACACTTGTTTTTTCGTTAA